Below is a window of Spelaeicoccus albus DNA.
ACGGTGCTCAACGGTGCTCATATCGGCACTGGATCGCTGATCGCGGCCGGAGCCGTCGTACTGGAGGGGACCGAGATCCCGCCGCATTCGCTGGTTGCCGGGGTGCCGGCCAAGGTGCGGCGGACCATGACGGAGTCCGACCGCCGGCACGTGCTGGACAATGCCGACCACTATTTGCAGATCACCGAGTTGCACAAGACGCAGGTGCGCCCGGTCGACGGCTGACCTCGAGGGACCCGGCGCCGCCGAGCGCCGCCGAGTGGCGGCTAGAAGTCTCGCGACGTCTCGGCTGCTTGGCCGCCGACTCTTCCGATGTGCACGCGCCGGACCAGGCGGATCACGGGGCGGATCAACAGCTGGACGCTGCCGATGACGAACAGCCAGGTGCCGGTAGTCGTCGTCGATTCGAAAAAGAACAAAATGCTGCCGATGATGAACCACAGGGCGACCATGATGTCGTTGACGATGCTGAGGATCTCGTAGCGGGCACGGAGGACTATTTCCTCGTGGCCGATTCGGAATTGGAAGTCGCTCATAGCCGGCCCGCAATGTCCGTCACGAGCCGTCCGATCCGAGGGGCTGCCTCCCGGCCGGCTTCGACCACCTCGGCATGACTGAGCGGCTCCGGGCCGATCCCGGCAGCCGCGTTGGTGACGAGCGAGATTCCCAGCACCTCCATCCCCGCGTGTCGGGCCGCGATTGCCTCGAGCGCCGTGGACATCCCGACCAGATCCCCTCCGATGCGCCGGAGGTATTCGATCTCGGCCGGCGTCTCGTAATGCGGCCCGGGCAATTGTACGTAGACGCCGGCGTCCAGCGTCGGGTCCGCTTCCCGCGCAATGCTGCGAAGCCGCGTCGAATACAAATCCGTGAGATCGACGAATGTCGCGCCCTCGAGCGGCGACGCGGCGGTCAAATTGATGTGATCGCTGATCAAGACGGGCGTCCCGGGGGCCCACGCGGGGTTCAGCCCGCCGCACCCATTCGTCAGCACGATGGTGTCCGCGCCGGCGGCTGCGGCAGTGCGGATCGGATGGACGACGGCACGCACGCCCCTGCCCTCGTAATAGTGCGTGCGAGCGCCCAGGATCAACGCCGTCTTCCCGGTCGCGGCCAGGCGGACGGAGCGGATGGACCCGATATGGCCCGCCACTGCCGGTGGGTGGAAGCCCGTCAGCTCGGCGGCGGGGATATCGGCGAGCGTCTCGCCCAGCAGGTCGGCGGCAGCGGACCAACCGGAGCCGAGGACGAGCGCCATATCGTGCCGGTCGATCCCGGAGCGCTCGGCGATCTCGCGGGCTGCCTGCCGGGCCGTCCCGGCCGGGTCCGGCCCGTCTCCATGCGTCCCGGCAGTTTCCGGTGCTGTGCGTTGGCGTGATGTGTCGGCCGGGTCGTCGGGCATGGCTATGGCTTCCTTAGCTGGTCGGTGGTCGATCGGATTGTTTTCATCGTATCGGCCCACGCGGAACCCCCGGGGGAGAGCTTTTGTTCTGCGGCGCCATGTACGGAACAATGCAGTGGTGACTATTCATCCCAGCACCCCATCCACTCGTGTCGTCATCATCGGCGGCGGCCCCGGCGGGTATGAATCCGCGCTGGTGGCCGCGCAACTCGGCGCCGATGTCACGGTCATCGAACGAGGCGGTTGCGGCGGATCGGCAGTGCTGACGGACGTCGTGCCGTCCAAAACGCTCATCGCCACTGCCGAAATGATGGCAAACGTGGCCGCCTCGACGGAGCTCGGCCTACGCTTCTCCGACGGCGGCACCCCGCACGACACGACGTCCGTGACCGTGGACCTCGCCGCCGTCAACCGTCGTGTGCTGGCCCTGGCGCAAAGCCAATCGGACGACATCCGCGATGGGCTGAAGACGGCGGGTGTGACACTGATCGACGGCACCGGCACGGTGGTGGGCCCGGGCGAGGTCGAAGCCACGTGCGAGGGCAACACGACGGTGCTGCACGCCGATTTCGTCTTGCTGGCCGTGGGCGCGCATCCGCGTGAACTCCCGACTGCGAAGCCGGACGGCGAACGGATCCTGTCGTGGACGCAGCTGTACGACTTGGACGAATTGCCCGAGCATCTCATAGTCGTCGGATCGGGCGTGACCGGCGCCGAATTCGCGTCCGCGTACCATCTGCTCGGCGCCGAAGTCACGTTGATCTCCAGCCGCGACCGCGTGCTTCCCGGGGAGGACCAGGACGCTGCAGCCGTGCTCGAGAACGTGTTCCGCTCGCGCGGCATGCACGTGCTGTCGCGCTCGCGGGCCGCATCGGCCGAGCGTACCGAGGACGGCGTGATAGTCACCTTGTCCGATGGCCGCACCGTCGAAGGGTCGCACTGCTTACTGGCGGTCGGATCCATCCCCAACACGGAGGGCCTCGGTTTGGATGCGGCGGGCGTGGCAACCAGCGACAGCGGGCATATCGAGGTGGACGGCGTCTCTCGCACCTCGGTCCGCGGCATATATGCTGCCGGCGACTGCACCGGCGTGCAGCCGCTGGCCTCGGTGGCGGCGATGCAAGGACGCATTGCCATGTGGCACGCCCTGGGCGACGCGGTGGCGCCGCTGAAACTGCGCAATGTGTCGTCCAACGTGTTCACCACCCCGGAGATCGCCACCGTCGGCTGGACGGAACAGGACATCAAGGACGACATCGCCCAAGGCATCGTCGCCAAGCTGCCGCTGTCGACGAATCCGCGCGCCAAGATGCAGGGCATCACCGACGGCTTCGTCAAACTGTTCTGCCGCACCGGTTCGGGAACCGTGATCGGCGGCGTCGTCGTCGGGCCCAAGGCCAGCGAGCTGATCTTCCCGATCGCGCTGGCGCTGGAACACCGGTTGACCGTCGACCAGCTGGCGTTGGCATTCGCGGTCTATCCGTCGCTCAGCGGCTCATTGACGGAAGCGGCCCGCAAGCTCCACCTCGCCGGCTGACGCGCCGCCGGTCAATCGATTTCGACAAGCGGCATGCCCGTCGTCACGGCGGTGCCGACCTCGACCTTCAAATCGCCCACGACGCCGTCCTTGTGCGCAACGAGCGGCTGCTCCATCTTCATGGCCTCGAGGACCGCGATCAGATCACCGGTGTGCACCTCGGCGCCGGGCTCGACGGCGATCTTCACGATGGTGCCCTGCATGGGTGCCACCACGGCATTCGTCGACTTCGCTACCGGCGCCGCGGTGTGGCGGTGGGTGTGACGGTGGCTGGCGCGCTTGCTCGGTGAGGCGCTGAGGCCACCGGGCAGCGACACTTCTAGTCGCCGTCCTTCGACCTCGACGACCACCGAATCGCGTTCGGGCACCGGCTGCTGCGGCACGGTCTGCCCTTCCCAGCGCGGAATATCGGAGTCGAATTCGGTCTCGATCCATTTCGTGTGCACGTCGAACCCGTCGTCCGTGCCGATGAACGCCGGATCGTGCACGACCGCCCGGTGGAACGGCAGCACCGTCGGCAACCCGGTCACCGAGAATTCGGCGAGAGCGCGGCGAGAGCGCTCCAGCGCCTGGGCCCGCGTTGCGCCGGTGACTATCAGCTTGGCCAGCATCGAATCGAAATCGCCGCTGACCGTGTCGCCGGCCGTGACGCCGGAGTCGAGCCGGACGCCGGGGCCGGACGGCGCGTCGAATGTTTTGACGGGGCCGGGCGCCGGCAAGAAGCCCTGCCCGGCATCTTCACCGTTGATGCGGAATTCGATGGAGTGCGCCCGCGCGGGCGGGTCGTCGTAGCCGAGCGGCTGTCCGCAAGCCAGGCGGAATTGCTCGCGCACCAGGTCGAGGCCCGTGACCTCTTCGCTGACGGTGTGCTCGACCTGGAGACGCGTGTTCACTTCGAGGAACGAGATCACGCCGTCGCGGCCGATCAGGAATTCGCACGTACCGGCGCCGACATAGCCGGCTTCGGCGAGGATCGCCTTGGACGCGCGGTACAGTTCGGCGCGCTGGTCGTCGGTCAGGAACGGAGCCGGCGCTTCTTCGACAAGTTTCTGGTTGCGGCGTTGCAGCGAGCAGTCACGGGTGGACACGACCACCACGTCGCCCCGGGAGTCGGCCAGACACTGCGTCTCCACATGGCGAGGGCCGTCGAGGAACCGTTCGACGAAGCATTCGCCGCGGCCGAACGCAGCGGTTGCCTCGCGCACTGCCGACGCATACAAATGGGGGATCTCGGATCGTTCGCGCGCCACCTTGAGCCCGCGTCCGCCGCCGCCGAAGGCCGCCTTGATGGCGACCGGCAGGCCGTGCCGGTCGGCGAACCGGATGACCTCGTCGGCGTCCGCGACCGGGTCGGATGTGCCGGGAACCAGCGGGGCGCCGACCTTTTCGGCGATATGCCTGGCGCTGACCTTGTCGCCGAGGGTTTCGATGGCCGCCGGGGGAGGGCCGATCCAGATCAGTCCGGCGTCCTGCACTCGCGCGGCGAACTCCGCGTTTTCGGAAAGGAACCCGTAGCCCGGATGCACGGCGTCGGCGCCGGAGCGGCGGGCCACTTCGAGGATCTTGTCCATGTCCAGGTAGGTCGCGGCCGGCCCGGTGCCGCCCAAGGCGTATGCCGTGTCTGCCAGTTTCGCCGCCATCGAATCGCGGTCCCCGTCGGCGTAAACCGCTACCGAGGCGATTCCCGCGTCGCGCGCGGCGCGAATCACGCGCACGGCGATTTCGCCGCGGTTGGCCACCAGCACCTTTCCGATGATCGGGGCGCTGCGGCCGTCCGGTGAACTTGCTGCCATCATGTATGAACTCCTTATTTCTACCGCGCCCGAGCTTAGCCCGATTCCAACGGCCGGTGTGGAATATCTCCGGGTGCGCCGCGCCGACACGTGAGGGCATCCACAAATGCGTAAGCTGGAATCCGCCCGTATCACCCGCCCGCAAGGAGCCGCCATGACTGTCGACACGCATGCGGGCGCGTCGGTAGAGTTCGACGACGCCCGCTCGTCCGCATACCGATTGGGAACGGCGGGTGCGGCGGATTCGCTTCGGACGATCCCCGTCGACGGCCGGCCGGACCCGGTTCGTTACGTGCTGGCGCGCCGGACCGTAGCAGCCGGGCGGGTTCCGTCCGCCGATGTGGCGGCCATGGACGGGTTTGCGGTGGCCGGGCCGTCTCCGTGGACCCTCGTCGGAACATCGCTGGCCGGTGACGACCCTGAGGTGCCGCAGCTCGAACCGGGACAGGCGTGTCTCATCGCTACCGGCGCCGTCGTTCCGGCCGGAACGGACGCCGTCGTTCGCCACGAGGACATCGATGGCGACTGGCCGCCGACCGGCACCGTCGTCAACCCGCGCGGAACGCCGCGCCGGCGCAACATCCGCCGGGCCGGCGAAGAAATCGAACCGGGCTCGGCGATCGGTGAGCCGGGAGACCCCGTACATGCGGCGCTCCGCGGTCTGGCGGCCGCCGCGGGTCTGGACGAATTGTGCGTCCGGCAGCCGCCGCGCATGGCGCTGATCGCCACGGGCACCGAGCTGACGTCGTCCGGCCCGGCTGCGCCCGGCCGGGTGCGCGACTCGATCACGCCGATCCTTCGTCAGCTCGTTCCCGGCGCCGGCGCCGAGGTCATCTCGGCGGAACGCGTGCCGGACGACGCCGATCTGCTGGCCGAGCGCCTCGGCGCCGCAATCGACTCGGCCGATGTCGTGGTCACCAGCGGCATGGCCTCGAGGGGGCCGACCGATCACGTGCGGAGCGTGCTCGCCGGGCTCGGCGCCCGGCCCGTCGTCTCGGGCGTGCGGGTGCGTCCCGGAGGTCCGGCGTCATTGGCGCTGTTCGGCCGGGGGAGCGGATCGGTGCCGGTGGTGTCGCTGCCCGGCAATCCGCTGGCAGCCGTGGTCGGCTTCCACACGCTCGTGCTGCCGCTCGTGCGGGGTCTCGTGGGCGCAGCATTGCCCGCCCTTGCCGCGGCCGTGCTGCACGGCGCGCCGGAGCCGCACCCGCATTCCTCGACGGTCGTCCCGGTCGAATTCGATGACGACGGGCGGCTCTCGCCCACGGGCTGGCACCGCTCGGCGCAACTGCGCGGCCTGGCCAGGCAGGGGCTGTTGGCGGTGCTGGCACCGGCCGGCCGCGAGAGCGGTGCAACCGTCCGGCTGCTGCGCCAGGATTGACGAGCCCGGGATTGACGAG
It encodes the following:
- a CDS encoding YrhK family protein; this encodes MSDFQFRIGHEEIVLRARYEILSIVNDIMVALWFIIGSILFFFESTTTTGTWLFVIGSVQLLIRPVIRLVRRVHIGRVGGQAAETSRDF
- a CDS encoding purine-nucleoside phosphorylase — translated: MPDDPADTSRQRTAPETAGTHGDGPDPAGTARQAAREIAERSGIDRHDMALVLGSGWSAAADLLGETLADIPAAELTGFHPPAVAGHIGSIRSVRLAATGKTALILGARTHYYEGRGVRAVVHPIRTAAAAGADTIVLTNGCGGLNPAWAPGTPVLISDHINLTAASPLEGATFVDLTDLYSTRLRSIAREADPTLDAGVYVQLPGPHYETPAEIEYLRRIGGDLVGMSTALEAIAARHAGMEVLGISLVTNAAAGIGPEPLSHAEVVEAGREAAPRIGRLVTDIAGRL
- a CDS encoding NAD(P)H-quinone dehydrogenase; translation: MTIHPSTPSTRVVIIGGGPGGYESALVAAQLGADVTVIERGGCGGSAVLTDVVPSKTLIATAEMMANVAASTELGLRFSDGGTPHDTTSVTVDLAAVNRRVLALAQSQSDDIRDGLKTAGVTLIDGTGTVVGPGEVEATCEGNTTVLHADFVLLAVGAHPRELPTAKPDGERILSWTQLYDLDELPEHLIVVGSGVTGAEFASAYHLLGAEVTLISSRDRVLPGEDQDAAAVLENVFRSRGMHVLSRSRAASAERTEDGVIVTLSDGRTVEGSHCLLAVGSIPNTEGLGLDAAGVATSDSGHIEVDGVSRTSVRGIYAAGDCTGVQPLASVAAMQGRIAMWHALGDAVAPLKLRNVSSNVFTTPEIATVGWTEQDIKDDIAQGIVAKLPLSTNPRAKMQGITDGFVKLFCRTGSGTVIGGVVVGPKASELIFPIALALEHRLTVDQLALAFAVYPSLSGSLTEAARKLHLAG
- a CDS encoding acetyl/propionyl/methylcrotonyl-CoA carboxylase subunit alpha, coding for MAASSPDGRSAPIIGKVLVANRGEIAVRVIRAARDAGIASVAVYADGDRDSMAAKLADTAYALGGTGPAATYLDMDKILEVARRSGADAVHPGYGFLSENAEFAARVQDAGLIWIGPPPAAIETLGDKVSARHIAEKVGAPLVPGTSDPVADADEVIRFADRHGLPVAIKAAFGGGGRGLKVARERSEIPHLYASAVREATAAFGRGECFVERFLDGPRHVETQCLADSRGDVVVVSTRDCSLQRRNQKLVEEAPAPFLTDDQRAELYRASKAILAEAGYVGAGTCEFLIGRDGVISFLEVNTRLQVEHTVSEEVTGLDLVREQFRLACGQPLGYDDPPARAHSIEFRINGEDAGQGFLPAPGPVKTFDAPSGPGVRLDSGVTAGDTVSGDFDSMLAKLIVTGATRAQALERSRRALAEFSVTGLPTVLPFHRAVVHDPAFIGTDDGFDVHTKWIETEFDSDIPRWEGQTVPQQPVPERDSVVVEVEGRRLEVSLPGGLSASPSKRASHRHTHRHTAAPVAKSTNAVVAPMQGTIVKIAVEPGAEVHTGDLIAVLEAMKMEQPLVAHKDGVVGDLKVEVGTAVTTGMPLVEID
- a CDS encoding molybdopterin molybdotransferase MoeA, which codes for MTVDTHAGASVEFDDARSSAYRLGTAGAADSLRTIPVDGRPDPVRYVLARRTVAAGRVPSADVAAMDGFAVAGPSPWTLVGTSLAGDDPEVPQLEPGQACLIATGAVVPAGTDAVVRHEDIDGDWPPTGTVVNPRGTPRRRNIRRAGEEIEPGSAIGEPGDPVHAALRGLAAAAGLDELCVRQPPRMALIATGTELTSSGPAAPGRVRDSITPILRQLVPGAGAEVISAERVPDDADLLAERLGAAIDSADVVVTSGMASRGPTDHVRSVLAGLGARPVVSGVRVRPGGPASLALFGRGSGSVPVVSLPGNPLAAVVGFHTLVLPLVRGLVGAALPALAAAVLHGAPEPHPHSSTVVPVEFDDDGRLSPTGWHRSAQLRGLARQGLLAVLAPAGRESGATVRLLRQD